AAATTAGTGCTGGGTCGCGTACACCGCAAAATGGTCGGGATTCTCACACTAATGTTGGTGCTCGCCCTGTTTACCCCAGGCTCCCTGCATTCAGAGAACAGCAAGATGATATAGATTCATACTTGTTCAGGTTTGAAACTCATGCAAAATCTCTGGGATGGGAAGAGACAAGATGGATCACGTACTTGTCTGCTCTCTTAGAGGGTAATGCATTAAACCTATACCATAGccttgctgctgctggtgaacTAACATACCAATGTTTGAAAGAAAACTTGCTGAAGAAATTTCAGTGCACGTCTGAAACATTTAGACAAAAGCTCCGAAATATCCGTCCAAGTGAAAAGGAACCGTTCCAAACTTTTGGAATTGAGTTGCGACGATTGTTTGATCGTTGGGTTGCGCTATCTGAGATAACCACAGATGTTGATAGTTTAACAAACTTGATTCTGGGAGAACAATTCCTTGAAAGTGTATCAGCCGACTTAGCAACTTTCATTCGAGAACGAGGTCTAGTTACTCTGGATGAAATGGTCAAAGCTGCCGAAAGCTACCGCTTAGCGAGACCGGGAAAAAACTTGTCACGAAAGTCTGGACCCACCATTTTTTCTGC
This region of Littorina saxatilis isolate snail1 linkage group LG8, US_GU_Lsax_2.0, whole genome shotgun sequence genomic DNA includes:
- the LOC138974373 gene encoding uncharacterized protein is translated as MENEDDYDALFDKFVKQAETLGLAADKREKYVKESFDRLERKREKDEKQKEREMEESRRQKELEREERQKEKEREERDKDREHQLKQRELEIRQAEISAGSRTPQNGRDSHTNVGARPVYPRLPAFREQQDDIDSYLFRFETHAKSLGWEETRWITYLSALLEGNALNLYHSLAAAGELTYQCLKENLLKKFQCTSETFRQKLRNIRPSEKEPFQTFGIELRRLFDRWVALSEITTDVDSLTNLILGEQFLESVSADLATFIRERGLVTLDEMVKAAESYRLARPGKNLSRKSGPTIFSAGSCSHEEYAAAAFSQSNNRRSGPQSRRFGSSFAGRGRGTFTR